The region CCCTTTTCAGATTACCCAGAATTGAACTGGGTTATTACTAACTAGAAATAGTTTGTGCCcgtgtgatttttttgtttttgtttggtccTTGAGGCAGGCTTGCAAACTGTATTAGATTTTCATCCaagtacaaaaaacatttgctttaaTTAGTTAATACTACATTGTCCTATTGGAAAACAGTAATACAGCTGCTGTTTAAGAAGGCTCAAAtgtggaagtaaaataaaaaagtaatctGTCTGCATAGATGGGATCTGTTAGAAGCTCTGGTGGGTTTTAAACCCATCAGTGGTCTAGATACATATTGTATGCATTCCCAGAAATCAGTCGCCTTACTGGCATCAAGTCTAACTCTAATTACTTAAGACGATAATTTACTTCGAAGCGTTAATATAAATCAGTAGCAGGCACTGTGCTCTATTCAAGCAGAAGCTCTCAGTGCGTCGGCTTTTTGTTCAGGCCCATGACTCTGAAGGTGGCGGCGGTGATCTTCTCATAAACTACAAACATGAGGGCGGCTGTCAGCACAGTCTGCAGCAGCTTGGCCTCCAAGCCTTTGTACAAACCAAGAAAGCCATACTTCCTGCAAGAACACAGAACCGTTAGTGGCCAGCAGCCCATTTTCATTACCAATCGCGTAACGGCACCCCTCACTTGATCCGGTccatgaagaggaaaaaaatgttgGAGATGCTCCCCATCAGGCCTCCTTTGCCGTCGCCTTTATACTGACCGAACTGATGAAGAGCAAAGTGGAGGTTACTGGAATCCAACAATTTATTGAGAAGTGAACATGAATTTAAGTAAGAAAAACATCTCATCCAGTTAGCATTTGTGAAAAGATTTCAGGAATACTAATGTTatactaatactaatactaatGCTAATGTTACTTTCAGAATTCTACTGGAAAAAGAGAATAATTAAATGTTGCATGAAGTATTTACCCTCAGGATGGCCTGGATGGTTTGGAGGGGATATGTGGCTGTGGTAGCGATGGCCTTGGCAATTGCTCCAATGAGAAAGATCTTTGCTGAGGATATCTGTGCCCTgagataaaaatgtaacaattttcCCAGTAATTGCTCGACTGTGACAAAAGTGGaattacagaacaaaataatCCTGAAGCATTTGCGTTTCAAATTAGATGTGAAAATGTTGCAGCCTCCAGTCATTTGGTGACTTCCATTTGTGTTGCTGTATCTTCTCACCTTCCTGCCTCCCTTGCCTGCCTTCCTCTTCATGGCTTCATAAATCATGAACTGCACAGCCGGGTTGACCACGAGGATGAGAGAGGGCAGGATGCCGTTCCACAGAGTTCCCACTCCCTCGTCGGCAATGATCTGCGAGAAAGCATCTACAAGGAGGAAAGCCAAGGTGTTGGAGAACTCAAAGTTACATAAAGAACAACATCTGAAGTGTTTTAATTCAAATACAGAGAGGTACACGCACTAAATATGCCTCTGTACTGGGTTTGGTGGAGGTCTTCATTTCTAAACCTCACCCCCTGCAGCTTCAGTCGGGTGTTGACTACCCACATGGGAGTGGTCAGGATCACATTCACCACACCTGCATGAACATACGATAGTCAGATAACACAGTTCACATTGAAacgtggtggcaacatcatactgtggagatgcttttcttcacatacaggtccttctcaaaatattagcatattgtgataaagttcattattttccataatgtcatgatgaaaatttaacattcatatattttagattcattgcacactaactgaaatatttcaggtcttttattgtcttaatacggatgattttggcatacagctcatgaaaacccaaaattcctatctcacaaaattagcatatttcatccgaccaataaaagaaaagtgtttttaatacaaaaaacgtcaaccttcaaataatcatgtacagttatgcactcaatacttggtcgggaatcctttggcagaaatgactgcttcaatgcggcgtggcatggaggcaatcagcctgtggcactgctgaggtcttatggaggcccaggatgcttcaatagcggcctttagctcatccagagtgttgggtcttgagtctctcaacgttctcttcacaatatcccacagattctctatggggttcaggtcaggagagttggcaggccaattgagcacagtgataccatggtcagtaaaccatttaccagtggttttggcactgtgagcaggtgccaggtcgtgctgaaaaatgaaatcttcatctccataaagcttttcagcagatggaagcatgaagtgctccaaaatctcctgatagctagctgcattgaccctgcccttgataaaacacagtggaccaacaccagcagctgacacagcaccccagaccatcactgactgtgggtacttgacactggacttctggcattttggcatttccttctccccagtcttcctccagactctggcaccttgatttccgaatgacatgcagaatttgctttcatccgaaaaaagtactttggaccactgagcaacagtccagtgctgcttctctgtagcccaggtcaggcgcttctgccgctgtttctggttcaaaagtggcttgacctggggaatgcggcacctgtagcccatttcctgcacacgcctgggctctggatgtttctactccagactcagtccactgcttccgcaggtcccccaaggtctggaatcggcccttctccacaatcttcctcagggtccggtcacctcttctcgttgtgcagcgttttctgccacactttttccttcccacagacttcccactgaggtgccttgatacagcactctgggaacagcctattcgttcagaaatttctttctgtgtcttaccctcttgcttgagggtgtcaatagtggccttctggacagcagtcaggtcggcagtcttacccatgattggggttttgagtgatgaaccaggctgggagttttaaaggcctcaggaatcttttgcaggtgtttagagttaactcgttgattcagatgattaggttcatagctcgtttagagacccttttaatgatatgctaattttgtgagataggaattttgggttttcatgagctgtatgccaaaatcatccgtattaagacaataaaagacctgaaatatttcagttagtgtgcaatgaatctaaaatatatgaatgttaaattttcatcatgacattatggaaaataattaactttatcacaatatgctaatattttgagaaggacctgtagtacaaatggaggtaaataaataaaggggAATCCTAAAAGTAAACAAGTTGTAGGCTGGAGACTCTCTACTGGCAACAAAGTTCACAACCTTGAACGTGCAGCCAGAGttacaataaaatggtttagatcaaaccataATACCCCAGCGAAGGTCTAAGGTCCAGATTCAACACAGAATCTATGaaaaaacttgaaaataaaTTGTCCTAGAcattctccatctaatctgaaaGATCCACGCATGGATTTTCCTCCATTTGAGGTATGAATACCTTTCCAAGGCAATGTAAACTAAAGCTAACAGAAAAGTAAAAGAGTAAAAcacaaatactttttaatttgcATTAAATAAACGCAAACCGCTCAGCAATTTCCTTTAATACTGCAGCATGTTTGGTTGCTTAAACTGAAAATGAGCATCACTTTAGCATGTTTACCTGCTACCATCCCCATCAGCAGGTCCTTCCCAGGTCTGGGCTTGCCTGGTCCAGATGCAGCTGCCTTCTTCAGTGCATTGAAAGTGTAGAAGTAGACAAAGTTGGAGCAGCAAAGGCTGGAGATGACTGGAAACCAGCTTCTGTACAGAGCCAAACTGAAAGAAGTGGTGGAGAAGTTTAGATGCAGAATTACATGCATCTCTGGAGAAACCACACTTGCTTCTACTGAAACTGCATTGTTTTACCATGAAAGTTCAGTGACGTAAGATCCAAAACAAATGAACTTACAAGCCCTCTTCTTTTgcaatttcagccaaaatgacagGAGTGGACTGAGACTTTCGTTTGTCATCCACTGAGAAGAAAACATCACAATATCAGGACTCCTCTGAGCCAGAGGAATGTTACAAAGCAACAACTGTAGCCATATATGTCAGCTGGCTACTCCCAGCAGGTGATCTCTGCTTGACCTTTCTAATTGGTAACAGATGCTCTACAAGCGAGGGGTGTTAAGTTTGTACCACAAAGATGTTCCTGGCATGAAACCATCCTTATACTTTATGCACTGTCTCTAAATAGACTGAATGGATGGTAAGACAACAAATCCTTAAGCTGAAATCCTtcacattttatgttaaaagGATTTTAGCATATATTTACATGTTCAGACCTACAGTCACTGTAAAAAGAAAGTTTATTATGTTCATATTGAGGATTTAACATATCAGGATATAGTAAAATTGATCTGGTCTTTACACAGTTCTAAATTAATCTAACCctcagggaaaaaaaacacagagaagcaTTTAGTCATTCATTAAACAAAATGGGTGCCCAGgtccagtcctcgagagctactgtcctgtaacttttagatgcattccTTCTCCAACTCACCTGAATGAAATGGCtaaattccctcatcagcatttAGTTATTAAGGTCCCCAGAGGCCTGGTAAACACCCATTCATTTGATTCGGGTGTATTttagaagggatgcatctaaaaaacTAAACCTGGAAACCCTTACACCGAAGATTATGGCACAAGTAGGTTTGCAAAGATGCATCTGAATTAATCTCTAGATTTCTGCAACCATTTTCGCTTGTAAGACAAGACAAAAGTAGGGAGTATTGCCTATAATGGACAgacattaataaacaaaacacagcacatctgcacaaacacatcataccaactgtcaagcacggtggtggaggggttaTGATTTGGTCAGTCACTGAGATAACCATTAACGTCTCTGCAAACCAAAGTatgtttaaatcaaattaaaggcTATAATGGCtgaaactgggtcatcaacaggacaatgacccagaACACAGCGGCAAATTTGCAACAGGTTGACTGACAAGAAAATAATCCTGGtgttgcaatggcccagtcaaagcccagacctcgACTTTAAGAGGGCTGTGCTCAGAAATATGTCTGAACACCTTCATGAAAGGATGCAATGTTGCAAAAAACAGTGAACCAAGGGTCCTCCACAATAATGTGAGAGTGATAAAGTCATGCAGAAAAGGACTACTGAGAGTTATTTCTGCTAAAGGTGGCTTTAACAAGCTATGGAATCATGGCGTGACTACACATGGCTTCTCCCTTTTGGCTTCATTTAGTTTAATGAACAATGACACTGCAGGAGCATTATGGGATACCTGGGattagaatatttttaaaacctaataaaaaactttttttttttgttaagtcCTGTTGGCAACAGGTAACTAATATCCAACATCATAACAACCCAAACTCACCCTGCAATCTGCTTTTAGCTGTATCCAAAGGGAAGAACACTGTCATGGCTGTCACACTCCCCTGGAAGATAAGACATTACATCACCACCTGCAAAGACATCCACCACTACAACACACCAACCCGCTCTGTCActccatatttttatttaaatcattctGCTTCCTCCCATGAAGAAGTTCAATATCAGGACGGCTCACCATTGCACCTGCCACCGCATGGACCAGCGTCTCGTAGGACAGGAGGCCGACAACAGAGCCACCACTGTTGGACATCTCTGCTGGATTTTCCCGGTGAAACCTCCGCAATTAAAAAGTCGGGGGAAGTAGCCAGGAAGAGACCCGGAGGAGGGCAGCTGGGAGTCGGCCAGACGGGTTCTGACGCGGTGGGAACAACTAGTTTTTACTGCTACAACTGCATGATGTTGGTCCGAAGGTCGGAGATCAGGAACAGAAAGGAACTAAGACAGAAAAGAGACAGTGTTGACAGATTCATCTTCAGGTTTATTCAGTAAATCACCAaaagaggcgttgagccacctGCTGGACAGGAGGATTATTACACCATTTGAAAAGCTGTGGCCTGTTGGCGACAGTAAACAAAACGGAGGTTTTACCATGTTCTTAAATTAGAGAAAGATTAATGGATCGCACATTCCTCtaatgaagcatggtggtggcaccacCATGCTGCGAGGATATTATTTTCTTCACAGAGCAAACAGTGCTGCAAACGAGATTGAATTTGATTGTTCACGTATCATTGTctattcccttttttttttagaaattttGAAATGAATGTGTTTTAGTAGAAAAACACCTAAATTTAGTCTTGTTTTATTGCTTATATAAAACAGAGCAATAAAATTTATATATTCTAACTGAGGAAAGGTGAGGACACCCACCACCTCGCTAATGCTATCCTCTGGTTGAAAAGGTGTCGGTAAGATGCTTGTAGACATCTACCAGTCTCTGACATCAGTCTGAAGATGGTTTTTGTTAGATGTTTGAAGGTTGTGTACTTTTTGGCATGTTCAGCCTATTTGAAGTCATTTCACAGCGTCTCAATGAAATCAAGATGTGGGCTTTGATTTAGCCCAGTACTTTCCATGCCTGGTTTTAGCCAGTCCTATGTGGATTTACTGGtatattttctcacatttccATAAGCATAATCAGACACATAATACAATTGTGGATTGCATAGTGGAgtatccccaaaccatgacacttccagctCCATGCTTCATATTTGGGATGAAATTTCCTGCAATGCTGCATTTGATttatgtcaaaatgtcctctttactggtgtccaaataattcagttttagtctCAGCTGTTTAAGGACATTTTATAAGGAGTCCTGGTATTTGTCTTATGTTCTACTGTCCGGCCTTAATGTCTTTCTTAGAGAGCAAAGGTTTCCTCTTCACACACCTCTCATGAATGTTAAAAAATCTTTCTGATTGCACAGGCACTTTCATAGCAAACACATAGATCCTGATGCAGCTCTTGTGATGGAATTTTAGGctttttggagacttctttctGGCAAACTGCTCCTGGGATGGACATATTTGGATGACCCCTCCATCACCTGTTGGCAATTGTTTTGAATGTCCCTTTCTTAAAGACTAGTTTTTGCAAAGTGAAATATCTGATTTCAAAATCATTCCATAAATTTTTAAATCCCTTATAAGACTCATAAACTGGTTAATTCTACCTTCTGAAGGCTTCAGGCAGATCGTTTACACTTACCTTGTAGTTCACTCTATCCAACAGTCACGAGCAGACTGAGATAAATGTCTAAAGGTTTAAGCAGGgcaaatctccttcagaacgCCTAGTGACAGTGTTGTAATCATGTGCATGGAAAGCATATGTgtaattttagccattttagGTGGGAATAAATGTGAGGGTGTAATAATTCATTCTACCCTATAAACAGAATCGTAATGccttttacaaaatgtttaaaaaatgttttctttatttttcattacttTACATAATACTTCAATTTCTCATTATTGTTAAAATTCATATTAAACATCAAGATGCCCATATTGTATAGATTACAAATTAGTTAACTTGACAGAGATTTGGTATTAATCTTTTAAATTAAGATTTCATAAAGTTCAGTTAATTATTTAGGATTTGTTGAacaaaaatttaatttagtAATGTACAGAAGGACCATAAAGGAAATGAGAATGCTCTGATATTATGTTCAAGGTCTTGAGATCTCATTGTGAGCTCTGGGTAAGACACGTTGATAAGTGGAGCAGGAAGTGATGCAGCTGTCAGCAGGGAGCTGgactttgcttttgttttattgctaaGCATCTCGCACACCCAGTGATCACTTTGTGTGCTCGGGTCCTCAGTCGCCATCACTCATTTGACACGAGTGAAGggcaaaaacaggagaaatagcAGGATTCTGAAAAGTTTTCAAAGATGTCTCGGTACCACAAGGCAGCGATTGATGGCAACGTAGACCTGTTGAAGGAGGCCACAAGGAAGCACCTGAACACTGCTGATGACGATGGCATGACTCCCACCCTGCTGGCTGCTTTTCACGGACACGTTGAGGCTCTTCAGCTCATATGCAGCAGAGAGTAAGCTTGATGAACTTCTCTATTTCACATGGCTTATATAGACAAAGTCCTTATTTTTACTTGACATGTTTAAAACCTCATATTTGAAACGTTTTAGCTTTCACTAAAGCTGTAAATTGCTCCTATAGAGCAATTAACTAGGTTAACTACTGGAAAGTAAATTGTATTGAAATGTAATCTTCCTGTTCAatcttttttataaaatttttttgCTAAAACAATTATCACTCACCTCATTGCCATGAAGAGAAATCTAATTTTGCCGACTGGACTCTTCTCTGTCATGAGCTGACCTAAAAGATTAGTCATCCAAATCCAtgctttaaaacaataaagcCCTTCATCTGTCCATGAACCCCTTCCACCCCCACTGCCTCCCACTGTCAGCTCAACAAAAGATGGACAAAAACTTGTGAAACTCAGAGAAGATatgtttgagatattttgctGGACACAACCTGCATACAATAGAAAATGTGGTCAAAATCCTTTTATTTTGATCATTACAGCAAGAGCTGGAATTACTGATAAGATGATGAAGAAAGGGTTGCCTTTCCTCACGTTTTGATTAATGTGACAAAGTATTTAAGAACTCAAATTCATAATAACTTATCAACTACTTTCACAATGTTAAGTAATGTGTTACTAAATTATTTTTAGTAACACattactaaacatttttagatttctctttgttgctgtttgtgttccTGTGAAGAAGGGTGGAAAGCAACAGACAGCAAATAGCCTTACAGAAACTAGAAACAGAGATATGGGGAGGTTGTGTATCATTTCATGGAACCAGCAGCATACATTTATAGCTCCCCTCCAGTTCTTGTAATAAAACTTTATTGGCTGACAAGGTACACACTGGACGTTGCCATAGCTCTTCCTCACAAACAGTCAAACCTGTCACATCCAGCAATGTAAAAACGGTTGTAACTCCTAACCCCTAATATGTTCCCCAGATCTTTTGTATCTGAtcagctcaaaaaaataaaatttgaacaaaCATTTAGGACCATAAATCTACAGTTTTTTGTCTGGATATttctaaaaaattttaaaataacaaaatgttgGTGATTTCCAACCTTTTGAGTTCAATGGGTACAATTacgttatttttatatttttatattgataACTGTACAGCAAAACTATATAGGTAGGAATCAAAGCTGAAAAATACCATATACAGTACCTTAAAATATTGATACTTCTTTTAAGCTTCCACTTTTGTCATGTTAGAACCACAATTTTCAATGTACTTTTAATGGCTCCTTTACCTTGACAGCTCTAAATCAAAATCCAGTGCCAATACTTTTAGGTTTAACAAAATGTCCGCATTTAAAACccacaattcagatttttttttcccccctttgtGTACCACAGAGGAGATCCCAACAAGAGTGACATCTGGGGAAATACTCCGCTACACCACGCAGCTGCTAACGGCCACATGCAGATCATCAGCTTTCTGGTTAACTTTGGAGCCAGCCTTTTTGCCCTGGACAATGATTTCCACACACCTATGGATGTTGCTGCTTCTCGTGGCCACATGGAGTGTGTGCGCTTCCTAGATGATGCTGCCTCACAGAAAACCAACCTAAACCCAAAAAAGGTTGCCAACATCAAGAAGGAGGCCCAGAAAGAGGCAGAGAGACGAGTTAAACTCTGTGAGAAGGTGAAGAAGAAGCACCAAGACAAGATGGATAGAATACACCGCGAAGGAAGCTTGAATGGGTCGGTTTCAGAGGCAAGCATGGGGTCAGCGTTCTCAGATGGCGGCACTATGAGCGGTGTCAATGAACAATTCTCCAAGCTTATTGCCACAGACAAATCTGGCTCTCTTACGGCTAGGGTTAAAGGCACTATCCAGAAGATGGGGAAGAAAGAGAAAGGTACATTGCAGAGATCAGGGTCAGATGGGAATGTTATCTTCCGCAAACAGGAGAATGAATCCTCTGATAAACCAGAGTTTCTAGATGTCTTTGACGAACAAGAGGAGAATGACTTGGTCAGCGGAGAGATGGAGGGATATGAAGATGACGACATTAGAAACGAGCCAAGCCAAGTCAAACAATCCATCTTTAACCGACCTGGCTTTGGAGGCCTGATTTTCATGAAGAAGATGAACACGGAGGCGGAGGATATAGTTCCCACTGGAAATAATGAAAATCTTGGCTACCTCGTTGAAAACCAGTTGTTTGAGGCAGATGAAGATGCTGCCGGCTTTGGGGATGCAGGTGATGGTGACCTTCCTTGGGATCAAGAATATCTGGGACTGGATGATGATGAGGATGGGGAAAACtctcctttggaggttttcttgTCTGCCATCTCCTTGCCAGAATTTGCCCCCTCTTTCAAAAGAGAGCACTTGGACTTGGAAGCACTCTTGCTATGCTCTGATGATGACCTTAAAGGCATTCGCATCCAGTTGGGACCCAGGAAGAAGATCTTGGAAGCTGTAGCTCGCAGAACAAAGGCAATGAATaaccctggtaccattaaggaCAGCAGCTTGTGATCTACATATCCACCCCATTCAAATCCTTTTGTTGTTGAGTAAAATTAAGTCTGCACATTTTGTTGAGTTTGATTTTGTGTACTGCACAAAGGTGATTCTGCAAACTCTTCCCATgaacacttttcacattttaaaagcaatgaAAAGCATTGTACAGTCATTTATACACAATACCCAGTGTGTATTTTAGTTAAATTCTCTATAAATAGTAAATGGATTGGTAATCGCCCTGTACTAGTTTCGATAAGTCAGCATTAAGTTTATTAAGACTGATCTAACAGATACATAAATGATCTGTTATACGTCATAATTTTCAGGGGTTGAGTTTGAATGTTTGAGGTGCACTCAATCATACTTCCTTTAACCATTTTTGACCATTTTACCAATAAACAAGACATGTATGCAAATAATCTGTTTCTTTGTTATATTTATGAATAACATGCATTTAAACCTTGACCAAGAAAGGACTGAAGATTAAGTTTGACTGGTTTTAAAGTACCTGGACCCAAGAGCCCAAACCAAGCTATGATAAATGGAAGCGCAtcatacattttaaagtttgaTTGAAATGTCAAACTATAGTAACTGTAATTAAAAAGGTATGAAAATATAGCTTTTATTTAAActctagataaaaaaaaatgtcttatcGCACATTCTATTAAAAGTTGCAAAAAATGTTTCCAGCACAATTCAacttaaaaacaatcaaatttgttagagagagaaaatataaaaaggtttaataactgTCTttcataaatgttcacatacctgacctaatatttattttaaacactttggaTTTAGTTTCAACTATGACATTTGCTCTGTCACTCTGTTTTGCCAAAGCTAGAATTATGAAAGATATTACAAAGGATTAAAAATTATCTCATTGTTCAAAGGTATCAGTTAGAAGAAGGGTACAGAAACTCCACAGAgttatatttaaactatgaTATAGTGAAAGGACTTTGTAGTAACTGAAGATAATATGGGGCAACTGGGACATTACAAAAACCATTTTTTCCTAAACTAGAGAAAATATGTTACTTAAACTGGTCAGGGATGATGCTAGAGAGGCCGACACTGAATGTGATGCAAGAATTTCAAGGAAACCACTGGttgtgttttggtgttttcCATATTTCTGAACTGAAGAGAATGGGTTAAGTAGGTTTTGACTTCAATCTTCAATCTGTCTTTtagaaaactgaagatgaagagggattttaattctcaacataACAGTTGGTCCAAGTATAGACTCAGATTAATAAAAGAATACTTcataaaaggaaaattaaagttttgttaTAGCCAGAGTCCAGAATTAAATTTGACCGAAAATCTGCTGGTTCTCCTGAATGGGGCTAAGTACAAGAGTCCTTCCAGTCTTATAGATTTTAAGAGCTTTTTGTAAGACAAAGTAGCAAACATTTGCTAACATAGAAATCACTATGTATTTAAGACAAGGGTAGCAGAGATAACTGAATGACAACAATGAATTGCAATTTTGTTCAACAAATTTCGTTAAAAGGGACAACACTAAACAGGAAGTACTTAAAGGAGAATGGTCTTGCGCGTGAGAAGACCCCTCGAACTATGATTGGTGGTTAGTTTCTGTTTAACTCGGTGATTGGTTGTTATTGTCCCAAGGTAGCCGGAAATGTAACCTCAGCTGATCCAATCACCGAGCGTCTCGGAGTTCATAGTGTAGATGGGCGAGGTTAAATTTAGGGGCGTAGCTGACACTGGTTTGCCTTGTATGTGGGAGAGTAGTCCTTCTGTTTCTGTCACgactatgtttttaaggtaTTTTGTATGAATATTTCAGTCCCCCAGTGTTTAATATTGTAGGTATTTTCATGACATGCGTGGTCCCGAGCTTTATGCGGGTGTTCGGTTCGGTCTAAAGTGGCTTCTTTTCGCTTGTTAAGCTGAGCTAAGCCTTATTAATGAGATTGTCTCAGGGCTTCTCTGCGTCCAACGTACACATTTCTCTTGATTTAAAACTAGTTTGTACTAACTTTAAG is a window of Girardinichthys multiradiatus isolate DD_20200921_A chromosome Y, DD_fGirMul_XY1, whole genome shotgun sequence DNA encoding:
- the LOC124865043 gene encoding peroxisomal membrane protein PMP34-like isoform X1; its protein translation is MSNSGGSVVGLLSYETLVHAVAGAMGSVTAMTVFFPLDTAKSRLQVDDKRKSQSTPVILAEIAKEEGFLALYRSWFPVISSLCCSNFVYFYTFNALKKAAASGPGKPRPGKDLLMGMVAGVVNVILTTPMWVVNTRLKLQGVRFRNEDLHQTQYRGIFNAFSQIIADEGVGTLWNGILPSLILVVNPAVQFMIYEAMKRKAGKGGRKISSAKIFLIGAIAKAIATTATYPLQTIQAILRFGQYKGDGKGGLMGSISNIFFLFMDRIKKYGFLGLYKGLEAKLLQTVLTAALMFVVYEKITAATFRVMGLNKKPTH
- the LOC124865043 gene encoding peroxisomal membrane protein PMP34-like isoform X2, which produces MTNESLSPLLSFWLKLQKKRACKFICFGSYVTELSCLALYRSWFPVISSLCCSNFVYFYTFNALKKAAASGPGKPRPGKDLLMGMVAGVVNVILTTPMWVVNTRLKLQGVRFRNEDLHQTQYRGIFNAFSQIIADEGVGTLWNGILPSLILVVNPAVQFMIYEAMKRKAGKGGRKISSAKIFLIGAIAKAIATTATYPLQTIQAILRFGQYKGDGKGGLMGSISNIFFLFMDRIKKYGFLGLYKGLEAKLLQTVLTAALMFVVYEKITAATFRVMGLNKKPTH